GTATCTATGCAACAACTGACCGCCAAAAAGGTGCTGTTAAGGTTGAAGCAGATGCCAACGGTTGGGAAACATTTGTGGTTCCAGATGACATCGGTGGACGCTTCTCAGTATTGACAGCTGTTGGTTTGCTTCCAATCGCTGCTTCAGGAGCTGACATCAAAGCCCTTATGGAAGGTGCTAACGCAGCTCGCAAAGACTACACTTCAGATAAAATCTCTGAAAACGAAGCTTACCAATACGCAGCAGTTCGTAACATCCTTTACCGTAAAGGCTATGCAACTGAAATCTTGGTAAACTATGAGCCATCGCTTCAATACTTCTCAGAGTGGTGGAAACAATTGGCTGGTGAATCAGAAGGAAAAGACCAAAAAGGTATCTACCCAACTTCAGCCAACTTCTCAACTGACTTGCACTCACTTGGTCAATTTATCCAAGAAGGAACTCGTATCATGTTTGAAACAGTTGTTCGTGTTGACAAACCTCGTAAGAACGTGATTATTCCTACTTTGGAAGAAGATCTTGATGGACTTGGTTACCTTCAAGGAAAAGACGTTGACTTTGTAAACAAAAAAGCAACTGACGGTGTTCTTCTTGCCCACACAGATGGTGATGTACCAAACATGTACGTGACTCTTCCAGAGCAAGACGCTTTCACTCTTGGTTACACTATCTACTTCTTCGAATTGGCTATCGCCCTTTCAGGTTACTTGAATGCTATCAACCCATTTGACCAACCAGGTGTTGAAGCTTATAAACGTAACATGTTTGCCCTGCTTGGAAAACCAGGATTTGAAGAATTGAGC
Above is a genomic segment from Streptococcus mitis containing:
- the pgi gene encoding glucose-6-phosphate isomerase (functions in sugar metabolism in glycolysis and the Embden-Meyerhof pathways (EMP) and in gluconeogenesis; catalyzes reversible isomerization of glucose-6-phosphate to fructose-6-phosphate; member of PGI family); its protein translation is MSHIKFDYSKVLDKFVAPHEVEYMQSQVTAADELIRKGTGAGSDFLGWLDLPENYDREEFDRILKAAEQIKSDSDVLVVIGIGGSYLGAKAAIDFLNHHFANLQTKEERKAPQILYAGNSISSTYLADLVEYVADKDFSVNVISKSGTTTEPAIAFRVFKELLVKKYGQEEANKRIYATTDRQKGAVKVEADANGWETFVVPDDIGGRFSVLTAVGLLPIAASGADIKALMEGANAARKDYTSDKISENEAYQYAAVRNILYRKGYATEILVNYEPSLQYFSEWWKQLAGESEGKDQKGIYPTSANFSTDLHSLGQFIQEGTRIMFETVVRVDKPRKNVIIPTLEEDLDGLGYLQGKDVDFVNKKATDGVLLAHTDGDVPNMYVTLPEQDAFTLGYTIYFFELAIALSGYLNAINPFDQPGVEAYKRNMFALLGKPGFEELSKELNARL